One region of uncultured Sulfurimonas sp. genomic DNA includes:
- the tig gene encoding trigger factor, with amino-acid sequence MEIKSNKIDGANAIIEATILKEVIDANLEKIAKDLAKTASIQGFRKGKVPIAIVKKQYGDRLVQDAESEALREVLKKGLEELNISNDALIGEPNISKFDKSDDKIEVAVKVAMRPVIELGDYASMVTEFDKPIVDDADVEKRIKDIAESQAPLKDIARNRKMKDGDTAVIDFEGFVDGEAFEGGKAENFELLLGSGQFIPGFEDQLIGVKRDEEVEINVTFPENYGGKDLAGKDAMFKVKVNGIKVKDEVAIDDELAKKLLAGQEDATLEELQKQVKIQIENEELGKLYNDELKPALLESFVENIKFDLPAFVVDQEIDMALNKKAQSMSEDEIKELRENQDKLNELRETLREDAQRSVKATFIIDALAAAENIKVQEQEVMQTIYYEAMQMGQDPKKAYEQYKEAGYLPAIQMSMVEDKVLSQLLNSKIKEA; translated from the coding sequence ATGGAAATCAAATCAAACAAAATCGACGGTGCAAACGCTATTATAGAGGCGACTATTTTAAAAGAAGTTATTGATGCTAACTTAGAAAAAATTGCTAAAGATTTGGCAAAAACTGCTAGTATTCAAGGTTTTCGTAAAGGTAAAGTGCCTATTGCTATCGTTAAAAAACAATATGGTGATAGATTGGTTCAAGATGCTGAATCTGAAGCTCTTCGTGAAGTTCTAAAAAAAGGTTTAGAAGAGTTAAACATTTCAAATGATGCTTTAATTGGTGAGCCAAATATTTCTAAATTTGATAAATCTGATGATAAAATAGAAGTAGCTGTGAAAGTTGCTATGAGACCGGTTATTGAGTTGGGTGATTATGCTTCAATGGTTACAGAATTTGACAAGCCGATTGTTGATGATGCTGATGTTGAAAAAAGAATTAAAGATATAGCAGAATCTCAAGCTCCTCTAAAAGATATCGCTAGAAATCGTAAAATGAAAGATGGTGATACTGCTGTTATAGACTTTGAAGGTTTTGTTGATGGTGAAGCATTTGAAGGTGGTAAAGCTGAGAATTTTGAACTACTCTTAGGTTCAGGTCAGTTTATTCCAGGTTTTGAAGATCAGCTAATTGGTGTTAAAAGAGATGAAGAAGTTGAAATCAATGTAACTTTCCCTGAAAACTATGGCGGTAAAGACTTAGCTGGTAAAGATGCTATGTTTAAAGTTAAAGTAAACGGTATTAAAGTTAAAGATGAAGTTGCTATTGATGATGAATTAGCTAAAAAACTTCTTGCAGGTCAAGAGGATGCTACTTTAGAAGAACTTCAAAAACAAGTTAAGATTCAAATTGAAAATGAAGAGCTTGGTAAACTTTACAATGATGAGTTAAAACCTGCCTTGTTAGAGTCTTTTGTTGAAAATATTAAATTTGATCTTCCTGCATTTGTTGTGGATCAAGAAATTGATATGGCTTTAAATAAAAAAGCTCAAAGTATGAGTGAAGATGAGATAAAAGAGTTACGTGAGAATCAAGATAAGTTAAATGAGCTTCGTGAAACTTTACGTGAAGATGCACAAAGAAGTGTAAAAGCTACTTTCATTATAGATGCATTAGCTGCTGCTGAAAATATAAAAGTTCAAGAGCAAGAAGTAATGCAAACTATTTATTATGAAGCAATGCAAATGGGTCAAGATCCTAAAAAAGCTTATGAACAGTATAAAGAAGCTGGTTATCTTCCAGCAATTCAAATGTCAATGGTAGAAGATAAAGTTCTTAGTCAGCTTTTAAATTCAAAGATTAAAGAAGCATAA
- the clpP gene encoding ATP-dependent Clp endopeptidase proteolytic subunit ClpP, translating to MSYVPYVVEKTGRGERTYDIYSRLLKDRIIMLSGEVNDAVASSVVAQMLFLEAEDPEKDIYFYINSPGGVVTAGMAIFDTMNYIRPDVITICIGQAASMGAFLLSSGEKGKRYALPHARIMIHQPLGGAQGQATDIAIQAEEILRMKAELNAILAKNTGQSIKRVEKDTDRDNFMSAKEAQEYGMIDEVLLKSDKE from the coding sequence ATGAGCTATGTTCCTTATGTGGTAGAAAAAACAGGTCGTGGTGAACGTACTTATGATATCTACTCTCGTCTTTTAAAAGATAGAATTATTATGCTAAGTGGAGAAGTTAACGATGCTGTTGCTTCTTCTGTTGTTGCACAGATGCTATTTCTTGAAGCAGAAGATCCAGAGAAAGATATCTATTTTTACATAAACTCTCCTGGTGGAGTAGTTACTGCGGGAATGGCTATATTTGACACTATGAATTATATTCGTCCAGATGTTATTACTATATGTATTGGACAAGCTGCATCTATGGGTGCATTTTTACTTTCATCTGGTGAAAAGGGCAAAAGATATGCGCTTCCACACGCTCGTATCATGATACACCAACCTTTGGGTGGTGCTCAAGGACAAGCTACGGATATAGCTATTCAAGCAGAAGAGATTCTTCGTATGAAAGCTGAACTTAACGCAATTTTGGCAAAAAATACTGGTCAGAGCATTAAAAGAGTAGAAAAAGACACTGATCGTGATAATTTTATGAGTGCTAAAGAAGCACAGGAATATGGCATGATTGATGAGGTTTTACTCAAAAGCGATAAAGAGTAA
- the rpsT gene encoding 30S ribosomal protein S20 codes for MANHKSSIKRIRQTIVRTERNRFYRTRLKNIVKDVNSAVEAGNKEEAAAALKVANQQIHKFVSKGILKKETAARKVSRLHKSVNAI; via the coding sequence ATGGCAAATCACAAGTCATCAATTAAGAGAATTCGCCAAACTATCGTTCGTACAGAGCGTAATCGTTTCTATAGAACTCGTCTTAAAAACATTGTAAAAGATGTTAACTCTGCTGTTGAAGCAGGTAACAAAGAAGAAGCTGCTGCAGCATTAAAAGTTGCTAACCAACAAATTCACAAATTTGTAAGCAAAGGTATCTTAAAAAAAGAAACTGCTGCTAGAAAAGTTAGCCGTCTACACAAATCTGTAAACGCTATATAG
- a CDS encoding GGDEF domain-containing protein, with product MAGSLRSRNRRDISVTNEPTVATLDMDEPTSDLEIYSKEVLSALITDNLPPTPNNFSLYFDRLLEDKSENLRRQIQSMLELEESNDDENTIMLEQSLKKGFSSVKNILSVTANLYKNMILMTKILDKRKKELQDNTAIQAAIGIAASLEGDVSKLNAILKKQSSQMKSLYDDTAKIVKNVENETIFDNKYGVYNKRYLLTKIEQEIELITEFKHKSSLIMIELSRELRQSVNNEKAITLMTRTIARLLLKTSRRSDTVAHYGNGVFAMLLKHTDITSAKKASERLCELVSNSNFFLADREIQLKISIGITDVATLYSVEEIVVSAMDGIEKAYSDKKIDFAVSLRNNTAPKIDKE from the coding sequence ATGGCAGGGTCTTTAAGAAGTAGAAATCGTAGAGATATCAGTGTTACAAATGAACCAACTGTTGCAACGTTAGACATGGATGAACCTACAAGTGATTTAGAAATATATTCTAAAGAAGTGTTAAGTGCTCTTATAACAGACAACTTGCCTCCAACTCCAAATAATTTTTCACTCTACTTCGATAGACTCTTAGAGGATAAGAGTGAAAATTTAAGAAGACAAATACAATCAATGCTTGAGCTAGAAGAGAGCAATGATGATGAAAATACAATTATGCTTGAGCAAAGTTTAAAAAAAGGATTTTCATCAGTAAAGAATATCTTAAGTGTTACAGCGAATCTTTACAAAAATATGATATTGATGACAAAAATTTTAGACAAGAGAAAAAAAGAACTTCAAGATAATACGGCTATTCAAGCTGCCATAGGAATAGCTGCATCTCTAGAAGGTGATGTTTCAAAATTAAATGCTATTTTGAAAAAGCAAAGTTCTCAAATGAAAAGTCTATATGATGATACTGCTAAGATAGTTAAAAATGTAGAAAATGAAACAATTTTTGATAATAAATATGGAGTTTATAATAAGCGCTATCTTTTAACAAAAATAGAGCAAGAGATTGAGCTAATTACCGAGTTTAAACATAAAAGTTCACTTATTATGATTGAACTTTCTCGTGAGTTAAGACAAAGTGTAAATAATGAAAAAGCCATAACCCTTATGACAAGAACTATAGCTAGACTCCTCTTAAAAACCTCTAGAAGAAGTGATACCGTTGCTCATTATGGTAATGGTGTTTTTGCTATGTTGCTTAAACATACAGACATAACAAGTGCTAAAAAAGCAAGCGAAAGACTATGTGAGTTAGTTTCAAACTCTAACTTTTTTTTAGCGGACCGTGAAATACAGCTAAAAATTTCTATAGGTATTACAGATGTAGCAACACTTTACTCCGTAGAAGAGATAGTAGTTAGTGCAATGGATGGAATAGAAAAAGCTTACAGCGATAAAAAGATAGACTTTGCGGTTTCTTTGAGAAATAACACAGCACCAAAAATAGATAAAGAGTAA
- the dapF gene encoding diaminopimelate epimerase yields the protein MKCSKYSANGNDFVIFHSDIKEDRTELAKELCHRQDGIGADGLIVIVPNNDYDFEWQFYNSDGSHADMCGNGSRACAHYAYINNLASSSMSFLTGAGVINAEVDDDMVLSELTPPQILDKNIEFNKKSWWLINTGVPHLVHFTQNIEEFDIKEARELRYKYNANVNIAFIDADKNIKVRTYERGVEDETLACGTGMAACFYGAYMEDKIKNNIEVYPRSGDTLYLGMNDRTITFKGRVKNTFNTEWEV from the coding sequence ATGAAGTGTTCAAAATATAGTGCCAATGGAAATGATTTTGTCATTTTTCATAGCGATATAAAAGAAGACAGAACAGAGTTGGCAAAAGAGTTGTGTCATCGTCAAGATGGTATCGGTGCAGATGGTTTAATTGTAATAGTTCCAAATAATGATTACGACTTTGAATGGCAGTTTTATAACTCTGATGGAAGTCATGCAGATATGTGTGGAAATGGTTCGCGTGCTTGCGCCCATTATGCATATATAAATAACTTAGCATCTAGCAGTATGAGCTTTTTGACAGGTGCTGGAGTTATTAATGCTGAAGTAGATGATGATATGGTTTTGAGTGAACTTACTCCTCCACAAATTTTGGATAAAAATATAGAGTTCAATAAAAAATCTTGGTGGTTAATAAACACAGGAGTTCCACATTTAGTTCACTTTACACAAAATATAGAAGAGTTTGATATAAAAGAGGCTAGAGAGCTTAGATATAAATATAATGCAAATGTAAATATCGCTTTTATAGATGCAGATAAAAATATAAAAGTTAGAACTTATGAGCGTGGCGTAGAGGATGAGACATTAGCTTGTGGAACTGGGATGGCTGCTTGTTTTTATGGAGCTTATATGGAAGATAAAATTAAAAATAATATAGAAGTTTATCCTAGAAGTGGTGACACTTTGTATCTTGGAATGAATGATAGAACGATTACTTTTAAGGGAAGAGTTAAAAACACTTTTAATACTGAATGGGAAGTTTAA
- a CDS encoding YifB family Mg chelatase-like AAA ATPase: MKKVACATYEGIDAKVVQVESTLTKGLPSFSIVGIASASITEAKERVKSALLSNEFSFPPKRITINLAPSDLKKEGSQFDLSIALLVALDYLEDDLSEWFVFGELGLDGSVKENIQLYPLMLSLANQQVISKAIVPYESLEKLSKIPNIEFYGVKNLQEAIEILKNPKNVMPSIEQSDISYPYYEIGGQRYYYVNEYDEDFSDVKGQEVAKRAALIASAGFHNIIFEGSPGCGKSMIAKRLRYILPPMKSAEILDLAKLQALELVEPEFKPHRNMRAPHHSSTLASVFGGGSHRAMIGEIGLAHNGILFFDELPHFSKNILEALREPMQDNRIRISRVNSKVEYPSDFLFIGAMNPCPCGNLLNEHIECRCNELEIQRYKNRLSDPFLDRVDMNVVMQNVKSDDKASFTSKELHRKVVEAHIFSKKRGQNSFNSKLSDAEVEMFCIMDDEAQNTLDMAISKFSLSFRSIKKIQKVGRTIADLDASKLIQKGHILEALSYRRR, encoded by the coding sequence ATGAAGAAGGTCGCTTGCGCCACATACGAAGGGATAGATGCTAAAGTTGTGCAAGTTGAATCTACTCTTACAAAAGGTCTTCCTTCTTTTTCTATAGTTGGGATTGCATCTGCATCTATAACTGAAGCGAAAGAGCGTGTGAAGTCTGCACTTTTGAGCAATGAGTTTTCATTTCCTCCAAAGCGCATAACTATAAACCTTGCTCCTAGTGATTTGAAAAAAGAGGGTAGTCAGTTTGATTTGAGTATCGCACTTTTGGTAGCACTTGATTATTTAGAGGATGATTTGAGCGAGTGGTTTGTTTTTGGTGAGCTTGGACTTGATGGAAGTGTAAAAGAAAATATCCAACTCTATCCGCTTATGCTATCTTTAGCAAATCAACAAGTAATATCTAAGGCTATAGTTCCATATGAGAGTTTAGAAAAGCTCTCAAAAATACCAAATATAGAGTTTTATGGTGTTAAAAATCTTCAAGAGGCTATAGAGATTCTTAAAAATCCTAAAAATGTTATGCCAAGTATAGAGCAGAGTGATATTTCTTATCCATATTATGAGATTGGTGGACAACGTTATTATTATGTAAATGAATATGATGAAGACTTTAGTGATGTAAAGGGACAAGAAGTTGCAAAAAGAGCTGCTTTGATAGCATCTGCTGGTTTTCATAATATTATATTTGAGGGTTCACCAGGATGCGGTAAAAGTATGATTGCTAAAAGACTTAGATATATATTACCACCGATGAAATCTGCGGAGATACTAGATCTTGCTAAGCTTCAAGCTTTAGAGTTAGTAGAACCAGAGTTTAAACCGCATAGAAATATGCGTGCTCCTCATCACTCATCAACACTTGCTAGTGTATTTGGCGGTGGATCACACAGAGCTATGATAGGAGAGATTGGACTTGCACACAATGGTATTTTGTTTTTTGATGAACTTCCTCATTTTTCAAAAAATATACTTGAAGCGCTTAGAGAGCCGATGCAAGATAATCGCATCCGAATTTCTAGAGTAAACTCAAAGGTAGAATATCCTAGTGATTTTTTATTTATAGGAGCTATGAATCCTTGTCCTTGTGGAAATCTTCTAAACGAACATATAGAGTGCAGATGCAATGAGTTAGAGATTCAAAGATATAAAAATAGACTCTCAGATCCATTTTTAGATAGAGTAGATATGAATGTTGTAATGCAAAATGTAAAGTCTGATGATAAAGCAAGTTTTACTTCCAAAGAGTTACATCGCAAGGTTGTTGAAGCACATATTTTTTCTAAAAAAAGAGGACAAAATAGTTTTAATTCTAAACTTAGTGATGCTGAAGTTGAGATGTTTTGCATTATGGATGATGAAGCACAAAATACTTTAGATATGGCTATTAGCAAATTTTCACTCTCATTTAGAAGTATAAAAAAGATTCAAAAAGTAGGACGCACTATAGCTGACTTGGATGCAAGTAAGCTTATACAAAAAGGTCATATTTTAGAAGCACTTAGTTATAGAAGAAGATAA
- a CDS encoding spermidine synthase, with protein MKKFIYSEMLVHVPMCTNKNPQNVLIVSDNVDQLAKEMLKYRDINTQAIECSLDAIRNLEDAKFDIVICEMNSDAALLAHLSRILKEDGQLCMTHPSLDEVQANKSIMQIMGNYFKVVMPYNLGNGSTALLASKEYHPTADINLHRADMLDGNEFYNCDVHVASFAMGNYIRKEYLGIIKN; from the coding sequence ATGAAAAAGTTTATTTACTCTGAAATGCTTGTGCATGTTCCAATGTGTACAAATAAAAATCCGCAAAATGTTTTGATTGTTAGTGACAATGTAGATCAGCTAGCAAAAGAGATGCTAAAGTACCGCGATATTAATACACAAGCAATAGAATGTTCTTTAGATGCTATTCGTAATCTTGAAGATGCTAAGTTTGATATAGTAATCTGTGAAATGAACTCAGATGCTGCGCTTTTAGCACACTTAAGTCGTATCTTAAAAGAGGATGGGCAGTTGTGTATGACCCACCCATCTTTAGATGAAGTACAAGCAAATAAATCTATTATGCAAATAATGGGGAATTATTTTAAAGTAGTAATGCCATATAATCTTGGAAATGGCTCAACGGCACTTTTAGCATCTAAAGAGTATCATCCAACTGCAGATATTAACTTACATCGTGCTGATATGCTTGATGGAAATGAGTTTTATAATTGTGATGTTCATGTAGCATCGTTTGCAATGGGTAATTATATTCGTAAAGAGTATTTAGGAATCATTAAAAACTAA
- the prfA gene encoding peptide chain release factor 1: MLADKLTPFINRYNELSKLLSSPDITSNIKKMTELSKEQSSLLRIVEKAKEYKALISDIADAKEMLYDAEMGEMAKEELRELEPKIPLLEEDIKMLLLPKDPNDDRNIIVELRAGTGGDEAAIFVGDLFEAYTRYADLRGWKIEIISTSPSDSGGFKDVTALIKGDQVYSRLKYEGGTHRVQRVPATESQGRVHTSAITVAVMPEVDDVEITIEDKDLKVDVMRSSGCGGQSVNTTDSAVRITHLPTGLVVTNQDQKSQHKNREKAMKVLKARLYDLQMHEQQSENAAERAAQVGTGDRSGRIRTYNYPQNRMSDHRINLTLYRLNEIMNGGLLDEVVEPLIADHQAKIVEAAGL, encoded by the coding sequence ATGTTAGCAGATAAACTTACACCGTTTATCAATCGCTATAATGAACTTAGCAAATTGCTAAGTTCACCTGACATCACATCTAACATCAAAAAGATGACAGAACTCTCAAAAGAACAATCTTCACTTTTACGAATCGTTGAAAAAGCAAAAGAGTACAAAGCTTTAATCTCAGATATTGCAGATGCAAAAGAGATGCTCTATGATGCTGAAATGGGCGAAATGGCAAAAGAAGAACTTAGAGAACTTGAACCTAAAATACCGCTTTTAGAAGAAGATATTAAAATGCTTCTTTTACCAAAGGATCCCAATGATGATAGAAATATTATTGTTGAGCTTCGTGCTGGTACTGGTGGAGATGAAGCTGCTATTTTTGTTGGAGATCTATTTGAAGCATATACTCGTTATGCTGACCTGCGTGGTTGGAAAATCGAGATAATAAGCACTTCACCATCAGACTCTGGTGGATTCAAAGATGTTACAGCTCTTATCAAGGGTGATCAGGTTTATAGTAGATTGAAATATGAAGGTGGTACACACCGTGTTCAACGTGTTCCAGCAACAGAATCTCAAGGACGTGTTCATACATCAGCAATAACAGTAGCAGTTATGCCTGAAGTTGATGATGTTGAAATTACGATTGAAGACAAAGATTTAAAAGTGGATGTTATGCGTTCATCTGGTTGTGGTGGTCAGTCAGTAAACACTACTGATTCTGCCGTTAGAATTACTCACTTACCAACTGGTTTAGTAGTAACCAATCAAGATCAAAAATCTCAACACAAAAATCGTGAAAAAGCTATGAAAGTTTTAAAAGCAAGACTTTATGACTTACAGATGCATGAACAACAGTCTGAAAATGCAGCAGAACGTGCAGCTCAAGTAGGTACTGGAGATAGAAGTGGACGTATTCGTACTTATAACTATCCACAAAATCGTATGAGTGACCATAGAATCAACTTAACGTTATATAGACTAAATGAAATTATGAATGGTGGACTCTTAGATGAAGTTGTTGAACCTCTCATAGCTGATCATCAAGCTAAAATAGTTGAAGCAGCTGGTCTCTAA
- the glmM gene encoding phosphoglucosamine mutase: MNKLFGTDGVRGEAGSFLSASLAMRVAMAAGIYFKAHSKTNRILIGKDTRRSGYMIENAIVSGLTAIGYDVIQIGPMPTPAIAFITENMRCDAGIMISASHNSYQDNGIKFFDSQGDKLSHEIEAEIEAIYTNDEKIQEAQVTAKNIGKAKRIDDVIGRYIVSIKNSFPRELSLSGMRIVLDAANGAGYIVGPTVLEELGAEVIVLHNKPDGFNINEGCGALYTKELCESVVKYRADLGIALDGDADRLVVVDENGEIIDGDHLLGALSSYMNDRGDLKGGGIVSTVMSNQGLEDYMNSKGLKLFRSNVGDKNVLEVMKKEGINFGGEQSGHVIVSDFAKTGDGLVSALQTLALLINTKTKASVALRPFNLYPQKLVNINIKTKLPLNKIEGLETKLKELDAKHIRHLIRYSGTENKLRVLLEAKDSKEMNSNMDDMIEFFQKALNA; the protein is encoded by the coding sequence GTGAATAAATTATTTGGAACAGATGGAGTTAGAGGTGAAGCAGGCTCTTTTTTAAGTGCATCTCTGGCAATGAGAGTAGCCATGGCAGCCGGTATATACTTTAAAGCCCACTCAAAAACAAATAGAATTTTAATAGGTAAAGATACTCGAAGAAGTGGTTATATGATAGAAAATGCGATTGTGAGTGGTCTTACAGCAATTGGATACGATGTTATACAAATTGGTCCAATGCCCACTCCTGCCATAGCTTTTATAACAGAAAATATGCGTTGTGATGCTGGAATTATGATAAGTGCATCTCATAACTCGTACCAAGATAATGGGATTAAATTTTTTGATTCTCAAGGAGATAAACTATCTCATGAGATAGAGGCTGAGATAGAAGCTATTTATACAAATGATGAGAAAATACAAGAGGCTCAAGTAACGGCTAAAAATATTGGTAAAGCAAAAAGAATAGATGATGTAATAGGGCGATATATAGTTTCTATAAAGAATTCTTTTCCTAGAGAACTTTCACTAAGTGGAATGAGAATAGTTTTAGATGCAGCAAATGGAGCAGGATATATAGTAGGGCCTACTGTACTTGAAGAACTTGGTGCTGAAGTTATTGTTCTTCATAATAAGCCTGATGGATTTAATATCAATGAAGGTTGCGGCGCACTTTACACAAAAGAGTTATGTGAGAGCGTTGTCAAATATAGAGCAGATTTAGGAATTGCACTAGATGGAGATGCTGATAGACTTGTTGTAGTAGATGAAAATGGTGAAATTATAGATGGTGATCATTTGTTGGGTGCACTTAGTTCTTATATGAATGATAGAGGTGATCTAAAGGGTGGAGGCATCGTATCTACTGTTATGAGCAATCAAGGTCTTGAAGATTATATGAACTCAAAAGGTCTTAAACTTTTTCGTTCAAATGTTGGGGATAAAAATGTTTTAGAAGTTATGAAAAAAGAGGGTATTAATTTTGGTGGAGAGCAGAGTGGTCATGTTATAGTGAGTGATTTTGCTAAAACAGGTGATGGCCTTGTAAGTGCACTGCAAACTTTAGCTCTTTTGATAAACACAAAAACAAAAGCTTCTGTAGCTCTTCGTCCTTTTAATCTTTATCCTCAAAAACTTGTAAATATAAATATTAAAACCAAGTTGCCACTAAATAAAATAGAAGGTCTTGAGACAAAACTAAAAGAGTTAGATGCAAAGCATATTCGTCATTTAATAAGATATTCTGGAACTGAAAATAAATTACGTGTTTTGTTAGAAGCTAAAGATTCAAAAGAGATGAATTCAAATATGGATGATATGATAGAATTTTTTCAAAAAGCTTTAAATGCCTAA
- the coaE gene encoding dephospho-CoA kinase (Dephospho-CoA kinase (CoaE) performs the final step in coenzyme A biosynthesis.) — MAFEYAIALTGGIATGKSTVASLLALNGMRVIDADSISHEILDASISWVKETFGEEYVNGSKVERAKLGSLVFSDDKQKKILEDYLHPKIRDEIQKRSIKQDSFKFPYLIDIPLFFEKGSYDIKESVVVYVPLDIQLRRFMKRNGYSEEESLRRINSQMPIDEKKKRATWVIDNSKNLKHLQQEVEEFVEKIKAEYL; from the coding sequence ATGGCTTTTGAATACGCTATCGCATTAACAGGTGGAATTGCTACAGGAAAAAGTACTGTGGCATCTTTGCTTGCTTTAAATGGCATGAGGGTTATAGATGCAGACAGCATCTCTCATGAAATACTAGATGCATCTATCTCTTGGGTAAAAGAAACTTTTGGTGAAGAGTATGTAAATGGTTCTAAAGTTGAACGTGCAAAACTAGGAAGTTTAGTTTTTTCAGATGATAAACAAAAAAAGATTTTAGAAGATTATCTGCATCCAAAGATTAGAGATGAGATTCAAAAAAGAAGTATTAAGCAAGATAGTTTTAAATTTCCATATCTTATAGACATTCCACTGTTTTTTGAAAAAGGCTCTTATGATATAAAAGAGAGCGTAGTTGTTTATGTTCCACTAGATATTCAGTTGAGAAGGTTTATGAAAAGAAATGGCTATTCAGAAGAAGAATCATTAAGAAGAATAAACTCTCAGATGCCAATAGATGAGAAGAAAAAAAGAGCTACTTGGGTTATAGATAACTCAAAAAATTTAAAACATCTTCAGCAAGAAGTTGAAGAGTTTGTTGAAAAGATAAAGGCAGAGTACTTATGA
- the lspA gene encoding signal peptidase II: protein MPNKMLKLNAIMFLTMAGIFIMDQNIKMLFVDGFRYYTECIDLILVYNKGVAFSMLAFLQEWLKYIQLVLVIGILGYIISLKKVCFAFPAGLMLGGAFSNIYDRFIHGGVVDMVYWHCGFDFAVFNFADVMIDVAVVWFLILNFKPQFCKS, encoded by the coding sequence ATGCCTAATAAGATGCTAAAACTTAATGCCATTATGTTTTTAACAATGGCGGGGATTTTTATAATGGACCAAAATATAAAGATGCTGTTTGTAGATGGTTTTCGTTATTACACAGAGTGTATAGATTTGATTTTGGTTTACAATAAAGGTGTAGCTTTTTCAATGCTTGCTTTTTTACAAGAGTGGCTGAAATATATACAACTTGTTTTGGTTATAGGAATTTTAGGTTATATAATAAGTTTAAAAAAAGTATGTTTTGCTTTCCCTGCTGGGCTAATGCTTGGTGGTGCTTTTTCAAATATATACGATAGATTTATTCACGGTGGAGTAGTAGATATGGTTTATTGGCACTGTGGATTTGATTTTGCTGTTTTTAACTTTGCAGATGTGATGATAGATGTGGCTGTTGTTTGGTTTTTGATTTTGAACTTTAAACCACAGTTTTGTAAAAGTTAA
- the def gene encoding peptide deformylase, which produces MKLSIVEYPDKRLKEISKKVEKFDKELHRLLDAMYPMMVNTNGIGLAAIQVAHATQALIINIPDEDGEQPIENLIEMINPVITKKDGEIVYQEGCLSVPSFYEDISRYENITVNYQDRDANTKTIEADGLLSVAIQHEIDHLNGILFIDKLSYSRRKKFEKEYKKMQKEKKTSKK; this is translated from the coding sequence ATGAAATTAAGTATAGTAGAATATCCAGATAAAAGATTAAAAGAAATATCTAAAAAAGTTGAAAAATTTGATAAAGAGTTGCATAGACTATTAGATGCAATGTATCCAATGATGGTTAATACTAATGGTATTGGTTTAGCTGCTATTCAGGTGGCTCATGCAACACAAGCATTAATTATAAATATTCCTGATGAAGATGGTGAGCAACCAATAGAAAATCTTATAGAAATGATAAACCCAGTTATTACTAAAAAAGATGGTGAAATAGTTTATCAAGAGGGTTGCTTAAGTGTTCCAAGTTTTTATGAAGACATAAGTCGCTATGAAAATATAACTGTAAATTATCAAGATAGAGATGCAAACACTAAAACTATAGAAGCAGATGGATTGCTAAGTGTAGCAATCCAACATGAAATAGATCATCTAAATGGCATACTTTTTATAGATAAACTATCTTATTCAAGAAGAAAGAAATTTGAAAAAGAGTATAAAAAAATGCAAAAAGAGAAAAAAACTTCTAAAAAATAA